Genomic window (Phragmites australis chromosome 21, lpPhrAust1.1, whole genome shotgun sequence):
GCATCTCGTACGCCGACGTCTCGCCGGGCTCGTCGCCGGTTTTCCACTCGGCACAGAGCACGCCGGCTTCCGTGGCCAGCTCGCGGCACCCAGGCGCCAAGCCGAGGGTGCCACTGCTGGCTACGAGGAGGTTGCTGCTCAGGTACCTTCGCTTCCTCGTGCCGCTGTGCCGGAAGGCGAGGGCGCTGCCGCTGCGAGTGTTCGCCCCGCGGTCCAGGGCCCTGGCCGCGATCCCGGCGCGGCGGTCCACCTCCAGCGCCTCGAACGGGGGGGAGTACTGGTGCCACGGCAACGTCGACACCGCCGTGCGCGACGCCATCCTCCACTGC
Coding sequences:
- the LOC133903729 gene encoding uncharacterized protein LOC133903729, which codes for MEASPSRSGSFSRAGWIRCKAREATSFEHLGVDAGLGESFNSSTTSFIDMDPAELFSMRWTSDGGGFDFGLPCAGECSPLLVGAGELLPCEPSGNSRDSGISYADVSPGSSPVFHSAQSTPASVASSRHPGAKPRVPLLATRRLLLRYLRFLVPLCRKARALPLRVFAPRSRALAAIPARRSTSSASNGGEYWCHGNVDTAVRDAILHCKKSFTARTER